The genomic interval ATTTGGAAAGGTTGTAGAGGCAAGACATATAGAGACACGACGCAAGGTAGCAATCAAGGTGATTCGTGCGGTTCAAAAATATCGGGAAGCAAGTAAGATTGAGATTCGAGTGCTCGAGGCGCTCAAGAAGCACGATCCAAAGAATGACAAGTGAGTGACTTGTTGTCAAACTCAGACTGATCAGGTTACATAGCAAATGTATCCATCTCGACGAATATTTTGACTTCCGGAACCATCCCTGTCTCGTTTCCGAGCTCTACGGCATGAGCGTGTTTGACTTTTTAAAACAAAATAGTTTCCAGCCGTTTCCAGACAGACATATACAAGATTTTGCGAAAAGCTTGCTGAAAAGTGTTGCTTGTTTGTCCTTTTAGTTGTGGTACCTGTAATTCAACTGACAACCGACGTAGACTTGCACTCTCTCAAGCTCGTTCACACTGATCTCAAACCTGAAAATATTCTCTTGTGTTCTAACGAGGCTAGATTAGTAGGGCCAAGAGTCCGGAATGCCCGCTCAAAGTCTATCCTCCGAGTGAGctgcttcttttcttggcAAGCCCATGTTGATTCTTTTGCAGAATACTGAGATACGTTTGATTGATTTTGGGTCAGCCACGTTCGAGTCGGAATACCATTCCTCAGTTGTCTCAACCAGACATTATCGAGCACCTGAAATCATCTTGGGTCTCCCATGGTCATACCCATGCGACATGTTTAGTATCGGCTGTATCTTAGTAGAGTTTTTCACTGGTAATGCGCTTTTCCAAACACATGATAATTTAGAGCATTTGGCAATGATGGAAGTTGTTATGGGTAAATTCAGCACTAGGATGATTGAAAAGGGAAGGTTGGTACTCAGGCCTTGAGCTTTAGAGACATACTGACATGAATCGACTAGGGCAAAGAAACCAGAGTATTTCAAAGGCAACAAGATTGACTTCCCAAACTCGACCACTCCAAAAGGTAGCAAGAAATATGTGAAGCAAATGTTGAGCTTAAAGTATGTCAATCTTGATCTCCCTCACTTTCTGCCAATTGTTAATGTGAGAACAAAAATAGGCAAGTAATTGATCCTGCAAATCGACACCagcaactctttcttgatctttgtACAAGACTGCTTGAACATGATCCAGATATACGGATTAAGGTGCAGGATGCCTTGCGACATCCATACTTGACTGAGCCTATTTCTGATCCTGCATAACATCAAAAGACTTTTGTGTTGACAACAGTGAGCTGATTGCTTATCATCTGGAGATAGATTGACAGAATAATTAGAATCCTGACAATATATTTGATCCAATTTACCTTTCctatttttttttctataACGAAACGACGATATCCCCCAACTTGCCTTTCGTGCTGTCATGTACTATTTTTGATTGGCGATTTCTGTCTATCATTTTTCTTAGAATtcttttggtttctttGTGACTTTCTCAATTTGAACCTGGAGATAAGTCTACTTGTTagggatgagatggatgttTTTACcgaagacagagaaagaatgcAAACACGGGATGTCTTGAACATTTTCAGACCTCAACAAAGCATCTACAATAGCAGGTCTGTAGATTATGATATGCATCACATCACCCCCAAATTCCTATGTGTGCCTTTTGATTCAAATGCTGGATGCTCACATATCAAAGAAATCAAGTGAATGCATTTCTCTGAGCGATTGTCTCGTTGACCGACGTGCGCATATCACTAATGGTTTGCTTAGGATCCTTGGCACCAAAAATGGCTGTGCCAGCGACAAGGACATTGGAACCTGTATTATTGCTCAGCAAACCCATGCCTTGGCAACACAAGCCAGTTTATTCCACAGACATATCAACTCACCTGCCTTGGCACACTGGCAAGCATTCCCCACGCCAACACCCCCGTCCACCTGTATGTTTTTGCTCGGGAATCTATCCCTCAACTCCTTGACCTTGTCAAGACACTCTGTCATAAACTTTTGCCCACCTCGTCCAGGCTGAACAGTCATAACCAAAAGGAGGTCGGCAGCGTTACCCAGGTCATCAGTAATGGCTGTAGAAGGCGTTTCAGGAGAGATAGCGAGACCGGCAAACATCTTGTGAGAATGGACGAGACCAATCACTTTTTCAGGCTCGGCTGTACGAAATATACGTCAGTCCATTCGCCTTACGACCTCCAGATCAGGTCGAGGATAGCTTACAAGTAGCTTCATAGTGGAACGTATACAGTTTTCCTCCGGCCTCAGCGATTTCCGGAACCCACTTTTCCGGGTCAGAGACCATCATATGGCAGTCCATAAAGATGCCGGGGATGTTTTTGGAGACACAACCAAGGATAGGAGCACCCATCGTGAT from Cryptococcus depauperatus CBS 7841 chromosome 6, complete sequence carries:
- a CDS encoding ribulose-phosphate 3-epimerase, translated to MSKAIISPSVLASDLSDLTNECRRMMSNGCDWLHMDVMDGHFVPNITMGAPILGCVSKNIPGIFMDCHMMVSDPEKWVPEIAEAGGKLYTFHYEATSEPEKVIGLVHSHKMFAGLAISPETPSTAITDDLGNAADLLLVMTVQPGRGGQKFMTECLDKVKELRDRFPSKNIQVDGGVGVGNACQCAKAGSNVLVAGTAIFGAKDPKQTISDMRTSVNETIAQRNAFT